Below is a genomic region from Chloracidobacterium sp..
GAACGTCCGTCCAATATAGTGGTTGCGCACCAGTCCAAACCGAAAGCTGATGCCCGACTGCGCCGCGTACCCAATCGCCGCCGCCACCCCCGAATCCGGCACTGGAACAACAATATCCGCTTCCACGGGGTGTTCGCGCGCCAACTGCTTGCCCATCTTGTGGCGGCTTTTGTTGACGCTGCGTCCGTAAATGCGGCTGTCGGGACGCGCAAAGTACACGTGCTCGAAAATGCAAAACGCCGGCGTCTGCGGTGGAAGTGGATGCTCTGAGTGAACGCCGCGCCGATTCACTGCCAGCACTTCGCCCGGCGCAATGTCGCGCAGGTAAGTCGCGCCAATCAAATCAAAAGCGCACGTTTCTGAAGCCACCACATATGCCCCATCCAACTCCCCCAGACAAAGCGGACGAAAACCACGCGGGTCACGGACAATGAACAGGCAATCCGGTGTGAGGATCAGAATCGAGTACGCGCCCTCCAGTTCCCGAAAAACTTCGGCGATGGCTTGCCGCAGGTCGGGTTGGCGCGACCTAGCCAGCTTGTGCAGGACAATCTCCGTATCGCTTGTCGAAGAAAAGATCGCCCCATCGCGCTCCAGCTCGGCGCGCAAAGCGTCGGCGAACGGGAAGTTTCCATTGTGACAAACGGCGATCTCTCCGCGATGGCACTTGATAGAAAACGGCTGGGCTTCACGCAGGCTGACCTCACCGGCGGTTGAATAGCGAACATGGCCGATGGCGCTCCAACCGGGCAGTCGGTCAAAGACGGCCTCCGTAAACACGTCGTTGACTTCGCCCATACCGCGTACGGCGTACAGACGCTCCCCGTCGCTCGTCACAATACCGACCGACTCCTGTCCACGGTGCTGTAGAGCATACAGCCCAAGGTAGGTTAGACGGGCGGCTTCCGGGTGACCCCACACGCCGAAAACGCCGCATTCTTCGCGGAGCTTGTCGCTGGTGAAAGCATAATCCATCACGGTGCTTCTCCGGGACGCCATCGGCCGCCTCGGCGGCAACCGACTACCAAGATGGACGACTCAACGACGGCGCTCATGGAATGAAATAAATC
It encodes:
- the purF gene encoding amidophosphoribosyltransferase, translated to MDYAFTSDKLREECGVFGVWGHPEAARLTYLGLYALQHRGQESVGIVTSDGERLYAVRGMGEVNDVFTEAVFDRLPGWSAIGHVRYSTAGEVSLREAQPFSIKCHRGEIAVCHNGNFPFADALRAELERDGAIFSSTSDTEIVLHKLARSRQPDLRQAIAEVFRELEGAYSILILTPDCLFIVRDPRGFRPLCLGELDGAYVVASETCAFDLIGATYLRDIAPGEVLAVNRRGVHSEHPLPPQTPAFCIFEHVYFARPDSRIYGRSVNKSRHKMGKQLAREHPVEADIVVPVPDSGVAAAIGYAAQSGISFRFGLVRNHYIGRTFIEPAQAIRNFGVKVKLNPVRDLIEGRRVVLVDDSLVRGTTSRKIVEMIRQAGAREVHLRISCPPTISPCYYGVDTPSRAELIAANQSTEEIRRFINADSLGYLSHEGLLAACGADEGLQFCTACYTGKYPLPVPLRAVGRSGG